A region of Methanomicrobiales archaeon DNA encodes the following proteins:
- a CDS encoding formylmethanofuran dehydrogenase subunit B — MFPTIHRDVVCTFCGCLCDDLEVTVEGGRIRGVDNACELGAHKFTTEGRLKAPIRRRGGVWGEETYTAAIERAAEILLDADRPLLYGWSGTCGEAQSVGVQLAEILGGVIDATTSVCHGTSILAIQEVGHPGCTLGQVKNRADVILYWGCNPIEAHPRHMSRYTTYTDGFFLGNSHRDRTVIVVDIRRTDTAQVADEFIKIKPGGDYAVLSALRAMVRGKDDMIPPTVSGVSRQQLRRVAAICKSAQYGALFFGMGLTQTGGKYKNIRNAIELVDELNRHTKFTLTPMRGHFNVYGFNEVCTWMTGYPFAVDFSRGIAWYNPGETSAVDLLARRECDACLVVASDPAAHLPRSAVAHLADIPLVQLDPYPNATTAFAEIQIPVAVTGIDAEGTAYRMDGVPIRTRKILDLGYPDDRTVLQQMLERIREAKGR, encoded by the coding sequence GTGTTCCCTACGATTCATAGAGACGTCGTCTGCACCTTCTGCGGCTGCCTCTGCGACGATCTGGAGGTGACCGTCGAGGGCGGGCGGATCCGGGGGGTGGACAACGCCTGCGAGCTCGGGGCGCACAAGTTCACCACCGAGGGGCGGCTGAAGGCTCCGATCCGCCGCCGAGGGGGGGTCTGGGGGGAGGAGACCTATACCGCCGCCATCGAGCGGGCAGCGGAGATCCTGCTGGATGCCGATCGCCCCCTGCTCTACGGCTGGAGCGGCACATGCGGGGAGGCCCAGAGCGTTGGCGTCCAGCTGGCGGAGATCCTGGGCGGGGTGATCGACGCAACCACGTCGGTCTGCCACGGCACCTCGATCCTTGCGATCCAGGAGGTGGGTCACCCGGGATGCACGCTCGGGCAGGTGAAGAACCGCGCCGACGTGATCCTCTACTGGGGCTGCAACCCCATCGAGGCCCATCCGCGGCACATGAGCCGCTACACCACCTATACTGACGGGTTCTTCCTGGGGAACTCGCACCGCGACAGAACCGTGATCGTGGTGGATATCCGCAGGACCGATACCGCGCAGGTGGCTGACGAGTTCATAAAGATAAAGCCCGGCGGGGATTACGCCGTGCTCTCCGCCCTCCGCGCGATGGTGAGGGGAAAAGATGACATGATCCCCCCCACGGTGAGCGGTGTCTCCCGTCAGCAACTGCGGCGGGTCGCCGCGATCTGCAAGTCCGCACAGTACGGCGCCCTCTTCTTCGGCATGGGGCTGACGCAGACGGGCGGTAAATACAAGAACATCCGCAACGCGATCGAGCTCGTGGACGAGCTGAACCGCCATACCAAGTTCACGCTGACGCCGATGCGGGGTCACTTCAACGTCTACGGGTTCAACGAGGTCTGCACCTGGATGACGGGATACCCCTTTGCCGTGGACTTTTCGCGGGGCATCGCCTGGTACAACCCCGGCGAGACGAGCGCCGTCGATCTCCTGGCCCGGCGGGAGTGCGACGCCTGCCTGGTGGTGGCGAGCGATCCGGCGGCCCATCTTCCCCGCTCGGCCGTGGCGCATCTCGCCGATATTCCGCTGGTGCAGCTCGATCCCTATCCCAATGCGACCACCGCCTTCGCCGAGATCCAGATACCGGTCGCCGTGACCGGCATCGATGCCGAGGGGACCGCCTACCGCATGGACGGTGTGCCCATCCGCACGCGGAAGATCCTGGACCTGGGGTATCCCGACGACCGCACCGTCCTGCAGCAGATGCTCGAGCGGATCCGGGAGGCGAAAGGGAGATGA
- a CDS encoding formylmethanofuran dehydrogenase subunit C, with the protein MRVLLVAKPRKKPNIPIEAERILPRTFLEGDEFTVFEGNKERRLTDLFSVSIEGEARDVSEVEVILRGDVSRVKRIGEYMDGGCILIEGSVGMHCGNFMSGGTIEIGGNADHWLARELQGGTVICHGDAAHYLASGYRGEKHGMRGGTVIVHGNAGDFAAEYLAGGSVTIHGSAGDMAGVEMKGGELVIGGDCYRPCGNMTGGTCTVHGTAHNLLPTFRKIRTAPLTAGGPPYAVFEGDIANRGKGTLFIRNYRYMD; encoded by the coding sequence ATGCGGGTGCTCCTGGTGGCAAAACCGCGGAAGAAGCCCAATATTCCCATCGAAGCGGAGCGCATCCTCCCCCGCACGTTCCTCGAGGGCGATGAGTTCACCGTCTTCGAGGGGAACAAGGAGCGGCGGCTCACCGACCTCTTCTCGGTCTCCATCGAGGGTGAGGCGCGGGACGTCTCGGAGGTGGAGGTGATCCTCCGCGGGGACGTATCGCGCGTCAAGCGCATCGGGGAGTACATGGACGGGGGGTGCATCCTGATCGAGGGTTCCGTGGGGATGCACTGCGGTAACTTCATGAGCGGCGGCACGATCGAGATCGGCGGGAACGCGGACCACTGGCTCGCCCGCGAGCTCCAGGGGGGGACGGTGATCTGCCACGGGGACGCCGCCCACTACCTGGCATCCGGCTACCGCGGGGAGAAGCACGGCATGCGGGGCGGCACCGTCATCGTCCACGGGAATGCGGGGGACTTCGCGGCTGAATACCTCGCGGGCGGATCGGTCACCATCCACGGCAGTGCCGGGGACATGGCCGGTGTGGAGATGAAGGGCGGGGAGCTCGTCATCGGCGGCGACTGCTACCGCCCCTGCGGCAACATGACGGGCGGCACGTGCACCGTGCACGGAACGGCCCATAACCTGCTCCCCACGTTCCGGAAGATCCGCACCGCTCCGCTGACGGCGGGAGGGCCGCCGTACGCCGTTTTCGAGGGGGATATCGCCAACAGAGGAAAGGGAACCCTTTTTATACGGAACTACCGATATATGGATTGA
- a CDS encoding preprotein translocase subunit Sec61beta, translating to MAKKGGGRLISSAGLVNYYESEDRRAIHINPVLVVASAIAIGVSIYILNVVY from the coding sequence ATGGCAAAGAAGGGTGGCGGAAGGCTGATCTCGTCGGCGGGTCTCGTCAACTACTACGAGAGCGAGGACCGGCGGGCGATCCACATCAACCCTGTGCTGGTCGTCGCATCCGCGATCGCGATCGGGGTATCCATTTACATACTGAACGTCGTCTATTGA
- a CDS encoding amidohydrolase family protein, producing the protein MPQLSSTVYAGHALVGEDLEERSVRIHVESGRIACIEEARSVPELWICPAFFNAHTHVGDTVGMDIPLQGSLEALVAPPDGLKHRILAATDRPRLVAAMRASLQGMLASGTHGFADFREGGVEGVLALRSALASLDIAPVIFGREGGEREGDGIGISSIRDVVSAETLAEEARRSGKLVAIHAGERDASDVERALALEPDLLVHCTHATDAQLAECADRGIPIAVCPRSNWILGVAGDAQHPPLRRMRELGCTVLLGTDNVMFIQPDMFAEMSFAYHVYRLDPRDLIRAAVLGSRLLFRSFFIEEGAPADFLLIRPARSSLVFSADRCSTIVKRVTRCDIEKNVISTSCK; encoded by the coding sequence GTGCCGCAGTTGTCTTCGACCGTCTATGCCGGCCACGCGCTCGTCGGGGAGGATCTGGAGGAGAGGAGCGTGCGGATCCACGTGGAGAGCGGCCGCATCGCCTGCATCGAGGAGGCGCGGAGCGTCCCCGAACTCTGGATCTGCCCCGCCTTCTTCAACGCCCACACCCACGTCGGCGATACTGTCGGCATGGACATCCCGCTGCAGGGATCGCTGGAAGCCCTGGTGGCCCCCCCGGACGGCCTGAAGCACCGCATCCTGGCTGCCACGGACCGTCCCCGCCTCGTCGCCGCCATGCGGGCGAGCCTGCAGGGGATGCTCGCATCCGGCACGCACGGTTTCGCGGACTTCCGGGAAGGGGGTGTGGAGGGGGTGCTCGCCCTGCGGAGCGCGCTCGCCTCCCTCGATATCGCGCCCGTCATCTTCGGGCGCGAGGGCGGGGAGCGGGAGGGCGACGGGATCGGCATATCCAGCATCCGGGATGTCGTTTCTGCCGAGACGCTGGCGGAGGAGGCACGGCGATCCGGCAAGCTCGTGGCGATCCACGCCGGCGAACGGGATGCGTCCGACGTGGAGCGGGCGCTCGCCCTCGAGCCCGATCTCCTCGTCCACTGCACGCATGCAACGGACGCGCAGCTGGCAGAGTGCGCGGATCGGGGGATCCCGATCGCCGTCTGCCCCCGCTCCAACTGGATTCTCGGTGTTGCCGGGGATGCGCAGCACCCACCGCTCCGCCGCATGCGGGAGTTGGGCTGCACCGTCCTCCTCGGCACGGACAACGTCATGTTCATACAGCCGGACATGTTCGCGGAGATGTCCTTTGCATACCACGTCTACCGCCTCGATCCCCGGGACCTGATCCGGGCTGCCGTGCTGGGCTCCAGACTCCTCTTCCGCTCCTTCTTTATCGAAGAAGGCGCCCCCGCAGACTTCCTCCTGATCAGACCCGCGCGATCCAGCCTGGTATTCAGCGCGGATCGCTGCTCCACTATTGTAAAAAGGGTAACCCGGTGCGATATCGAGAAAAACGTTATTAGTACTTCATGTAAATAA
- a CDS encoding molybdopterin dinucleotide binding domain-containing protein gives MRLLLNTARTVRQGDSVEFKYAPGYREATSVCAMHELDMLELGVVPGGNVRVRNGAGEVVLRLVERDDAERGTLFVPYGPYANCLIPAETHGTGMPDFKLVWVDVEPTDDERSTVGELMGSLGGVPYDS, from the coding sequence ATGCGTCTCCTGCTGAACACCGCGCGGACCGTGCGGCAGGGGGATTCGGTCGAGTTCAAGTACGCACCAGGCTATCGCGAGGCGACCTCCGTCTGTGCGATGCACGAGCTCGACATGCTGGAGCTCGGGGTCGTGCCGGGCGGGAACGTGCGCGTGCGGAACGGTGCGGGCGAGGTGGTGCTGCGCCTGGTCGAACGGGACGACGCGGAGCGGGGGACCCTCTTCGTGCCCTACGGACCCTACGCCAACTGTCTCATACCGGCAGAGACGCACGGGACGGGCATGCCGGACTTCAAGCTGGTCTGGGTGGACGTGGAGCCGACGGACGATGAGCGGTCGACCGTCGGCGAGCTGATGGGGAGCCTGGGGGGTGTTCCCTACGATTCATAG
- a CDS encoding DNA helicase PriA, giving the protein MLRHSCGFEANIHCKKCGGPLEDRDRIGLFCPRCGRRVTAVCPGCGKLW; this is encoded by the coding sequence ATGCTCAGGCATTCCTGCGGTTTCGAGGCGAACATACACTGCAAGAAGTGCGGCGGACCGCTCGAGGACCGGGATCGGATCGGGCTCTTCTGCCCCCGCTGCGGGCGGAGGGTGACGGCGGTCTGCCCGGGGTGCGGGAAGCTCTGGTGA
- a CDS encoding NADH-quinone oxidoreductase subunit B family protein has protein sequence MSLLQDIKNTVRRKSIHVCYVNVGSCNGCDIEVLAMLAPRYDIEQYGIYVHNNPREADVLLVTGAVTPQWEDKLLSIWNKIPEPKAAIAVGNCPISGCVFNRRGSYVDPPVSKHIPVAAEVPGCPPRPTELLNAILSLAPAIFRDFEEKRR, from the coding sequence ATGAGCCTCCTTCAGGATATCAAGAATACCGTTCGTCGTAAGTCCATCCACGTCTGCTACGTCAACGTCGGGTCCTGCAACGGCTGCGACATCGAAGTCCTCGCCATGCTGGCGCCCCGCTACGACATCGAGCAGTACGGCATCTACGTGCACAACAACCCGCGGGAGGCGGACGTGCTCCTGGTGACCGGTGCGGTCACTCCCCAGTGGGAGGACAAGCTGCTCTCGATCTGGAACAAGATCCCCGAGCCCAAGGCGGCGATCGCCGTCGGGAACTGCCCCATCTCCGGCTGCGTCTTCAACCGCCGGGGCTCGTACGTGGATCCGCCCGTATCGAAGCACATCCCCGTTGCCGCGGAGGTGCCCGGCTGCCCGCCGCGCCCGACGGAGCTCCTGAACGCGATCCTCTCGCTCGCCCCGGCGATCTTCCGGGACTTCGAGGAGAAGAGGCGATGA
- a CDS encoding DUF1922 domain-containing protein: MYLVIRCPGCKTFSYVDRYQRWKLCHVCGETINISSIPIYLDVRDHHEAESVVSQLETFLRETGRKDLTGEELRRLRERYLQWLRNQT, from the coding sequence ATGTACCTCGTCATCCGCTGTCCGGGATGCAAGACCTTCAGCTACGTGGACCGGTACCAGCGCTGGAAACTCTGCCACGTGTGCGGAGAGACCATCAATATCAGCAGCATCCCGATCTACCTAGACGTCCGGGATCACCACGAGGCCGAGAGCGTGGTGAGCCAGCTGGAGACGTTCCTCCGCGAGACGGGGAGAAAGGACCTCACGGGAGAGGAGCTGCGGAGACTGCGGGAGAGGTACCTGCAGTGGCTGCGGAACCAGACGTGA
- a CDS encoding DUF1959 domain-containing protein — MEFLYEKDLRGMQLNILTSLRHDWTVAEIARRYGIEKQRLRRLMMERLDMILLENLPARYEAWLALGDPGGAVERRLGEELLTRYVPLLDSPSMRYIVSEAKRSIANGLSEERAVASAIEKVREVLSA, encoded by the coding sequence TTGGAGTTCCTGTACGAGAAGGATCTGCGCGGCATGCAGCTCAACATCCTCACCAGCTTGCGCCACGACTGGACCGTCGCCGAGATCGCCCGCCGCTACGGCATCGAGAAGCAGCGGCTGCGGAGGCTGATGATGGAGAGGCTCGACATGATCCTCCTGGAGAATCTGCCGGCGCGCTACGAAGCCTGGCTCGCCCTGGGCGATCCGGGGGGTGCGGTGGAGAGGCGACTGGGGGAGGAGCTGCTCACGCGCTACGTTCCCCTGCTGGATTCGCCGTCCATGCGGTATATCGTATCGGAGGCGAAAAGATCCATCGCGAACGGTCTCTCCGAAGAGCGGGCCGTCGCATCCGCCATCGAAAAAGTTCGGGAGGTGCTCTCTGCATGA
- a CDS encoding nickel-dependent hydrogenase large subunit, with protein MKKTVDVSLPLGPLHPCFKEPARLKCETRGESVVRTEVELGYVKKGIERIMRGRPWQEVMFLAERICGICSVIHNMVYIEAVEEISGIAVPDRAAYLRVIVNELDRIQSHILANFSYCYTIEHETLAMYLLNLRETAMDELERVTGARVTCSYMVPGGVRFDLAEEDAAALRQGLDHIETELERFVRMFRDGPLIALRSRGIGILTPEDARVAHAVGPTARASGIAVDLRTEHPTYRRLGFAPVTRTGGDNYARTMLRFDEVAQSIGLIRRCLDEMQPGPVRGGGEVRGGEARHAGEAPRGELTYYVKTDDHGRIAEIAVRTPSIMNIEACTHFMLRGVLSAADITSTFISSDPCVACTER; from the coding sequence ATGAAGAAGACCGTGGACGTCTCGCTGCCGCTGGGGCCGCTGCACCCCTGCTTCAAGGAGCCTGCGCGGCTGAAGTGCGAGACCCGGGGCGAGTCCGTGGTGCGCACCGAGGTGGAACTCGGCTACGTCAAGAAGGGCATCGAGCGGATCATGCGGGGGCGGCCCTGGCAGGAGGTGATGTTCCTGGCCGAACGGATCTGCGGCATCTGCTCCGTCATCCACAACATGGTGTACATCGAGGCGGTGGAGGAGATCAGCGGCATCGCTGTCCCCGACCGGGCCGCCTACCTGCGCGTCATCGTGAACGAGCTCGACCGGATCCAGAGCCACATCCTGGCGAACTTCTCCTACTGCTACACGATCGAGCACGAGACGCTGGCGATGTACCTCTTGAACCTCCGCGAGACGGCGATGGACGAGCTGGAGCGGGTCACGGGCGCGCGCGTCACCTGCTCCTACATGGTGCCCGGCGGCGTGCGGTTTGACCTCGCGGAAGAAGATGCGGCGGCGCTGCGGCAGGGTCTCGACCACATCGAGACGGAGCTCGAGCGGTTCGTGCGGATGTTCCGCGACGGTCCCCTGATCGCCCTCCGCAGCCGCGGGATCGGCATCCTCACCCCAGAGGACGCGCGTGTCGCCCACGCCGTGGGGCCGACGGCCCGGGCCAGCGGGATCGCCGTCGACCTGCGGACGGAGCATCCGACCTACCGCAGGCTCGGATTCGCCCCCGTCACCCGCACCGGGGGGGACAACTACGCCCGCACCATGCTGCGGTTCGACGAGGTCGCCCAGAGCATCGGGCTGATCCGCCGCTGCCTGGACGAGATGCAGCCCGGCCCCGTGCGGGGCGGGGGTGAGGTGCGGGGCGGCGAGGCGCGCCATGCGGGGGAGGCGCCCCGGGGTGAGCTCACCTACTACGTGAAGACGGACGACCATGGCAGGATCGCGGAGATCGCCGTGCGGACGCCCTCCATCATGAACATCGAGGCCTGCACCCACTTCATGCTCCGGGGCGTCCTCTCGGCAGCGGACATCACGTCCACGTTCATCAGTTCCGACCCCTGCGTCGCCTGCACGGAGCGGTAG
- a CDS encoding formylmethanofuran dehydrogenase subunit A: MTELLIRNACVIDPINGIRGETMDILIRDARIVESVSGRAEVIDAAGCLTLPGGIDSHTHICGTKVNFGRYMMPEDMRAGRTARQGGMHATSGYSVPTTFGNSYRYSAMGYTTVLEGAMAPLEARHTHEEFSATPLQDTMANTLFDGNWAVMEAVKENDVKRAAAIVGWTLSAVKGFAIKLTNPGGTEAWGWGKNVECIHDPVPHFEVSPIEIVTALVRANELLHLPHSVHLHCNRLGVPGNAWCTVDTFRHIPDLNPERQSLYATHVQFHAYGGSSWKDICSRADLVARAVNDRPQIVMDMGQVMFGKTTTMTADGPMEFNLYRLHHNKWSNHDVELETGSGIIPVYYSRKSTVNCVMWAVGLELALLTRSPWQCLLATDNPNGAPFVKYPEIIGLLMSRKYRDAELATLHPEAERRIALPAIDRELDWNEIAVMTRAGQAKALGLLPLGKGHLGPGAAADLAIYPVRIGEIDPSAEYRRVIEGFRQTLYTVKRGRVVSREGRVVVEGDNSTIWVKPRISEEYDMGRDPEFAKKFARYYTVRMGNYPVQEAYIRRSICIETEAEL; this comes from the coding sequence ATGACCGAACTGCTGATCCGCAACGCCTGCGTGATCGATCCCATCAACGGCATCCGGGGGGAGACGATGGATATCCTGATCCGGGACGCCCGCATCGTGGAGTCGGTGAGCGGCCGTGCGGAGGTGATCGATGCCGCGGGATGCCTCACGCTCCCCGGCGGCATCGACTCGCATACGCATATCTGCGGCACCAAGGTGAACTTCGGGCGTTACATGATGCCGGAGGACATGCGGGCCGGGAGGACGGCGCGGCAGGGGGGGATGCACGCCACTTCGGGCTACAGCGTGCCCACCACCTTCGGGAACAGCTACCGTTACAGCGCGATGGGATACACGACCGTGCTGGAGGGCGCCATGGCCCCCCTCGAGGCGCGGCACACCCACGAGGAGTTCTCCGCGACGCCCCTCCAGGACACGATGGCGAACACGCTCTTCGACGGCAACTGGGCGGTGATGGAGGCGGTGAAGGAGAACGACGTGAAGAGAGCCGCCGCGATCGTCGGCTGGACGCTCTCCGCCGTCAAGGGGTTTGCCATCAAGCTGACCAACCCCGGCGGAACCGAGGCCTGGGGCTGGGGGAAGAACGTGGAGTGCATCCACGATCCGGTCCCCCACTTCGAGGTGAGCCCGATCGAGATCGTCACCGCCCTGGTGCGGGCGAACGAGCTCCTGCACCTCCCGCACTCCGTCCACCTGCACTGCAACCGCCTGGGCGTGCCGGGGAACGCCTGGTGCACGGTGGACACCTTCCGCCACATCCCCGACCTGAACCCGGAGCGGCAGAGCCTCTACGCCACCCATGTCCAGTTCCACGCCTACGGGGGCTCGTCCTGGAAGGACATCTGCTCCCGCGCGGATCTGGTCGCCCGTGCCGTGAACGACCGCCCCCAGATCGTCATGGACATGGGGCAGGTGATGTTCGGGAAGACGACGACGATGACGGCGGACGGGCCGATGGAGTTCAACCTCTACCGCCTCCACCACAACAAGTGGTCCAACCACGACGTGGAGCTGGAGACGGGTTCGGGGATCATCCCCGTCTACTACAGCCGGAAGAGCACGGTGAACTGCGTCATGTGGGCGGTGGGCCTCGAACTCGCCCTCCTGACCCGCAGCCCCTGGCAGTGCCTCCTCGCAACGGACAACCCCAACGGCGCCCCCTTCGTGAAGTACCCCGAGATCATCGGGCTCCTCATGAGCAGGAAGTACCGGGACGCGGAACTCGCCACCCTCCATCCCGAAGCGGAGCGCCGCATCGCACTGCCGGCGATCGACCGCGAACTGGACTGGAACGAGATCGCCGTGATGACGCGAGCCGGGCAGGCGAAGGCGCTGGGTCTTCTCCCCCTCGGCAAGGGGCACCTCGGGCCCGGGGCCGCGGCGGACCTCGCCATCTACCCCGTCCGCATCGGGGAGATCGATCCCTCGGCCGAGTACCGCAGGGTGATCGAGGGGTTCCGGCAGACCCTCTATACCGTAAAGCGGGGGCGGGTGGTGAGCCGCGAGGGAAGGGTCGTCGTGGAGGGCGACAACAGCACCATCTGGGTGAAGCCCCGCATATCCGAGGAGTACGACATGGGGCGGGATCCGGAGTTTGCGAAGAAGTTCGCCCGCTACTACACGGTGCGGATGGGCAACTACCCCGTGCAGGAGGCGTACATCAGGAGGAGCATCTGCATCGAGACGGAGGCGGAGCTATGA
- a CDS encoding 4Fe-4S binding protein has translation MVRSILWYLKEFLRREWLTKFFFARTAPLAAPPHFRDFPALTGRECTHCLLCMMICPAPGAIEVRKTANGWEPRISPGHCIRCGLCVEVCTEDVLSSGRILEVRRRDRSGFRTRFHIHVDPERCMKCGNCVVSCPVNKEIDPEIAYGGHSASDEVIMRIEQGQHRILHPEKTTGCRTCENTCPNGAIRVERILEPVQEGA, from the coding sequence ATGGTCCGGTCGATCCTCTGGTACCTGAAGGAGTTCCTGCGGCGGGAGTGGCTGACCAAGTTTTTCTTTGCCAGGACAGCTCCTCTTGCCGCCCCGCCCCACTTCCGGGACTTCCCGGCGCTGACCGGCAGGGAGTGCACGCACTGTCTGCTCTGCATGATGATCTGCCCCGCGCCGGGGGCGATCGAGGTCAGGAAGACGGCGAACGGATGGGAGCCGCGGATATCCCCGGGCCACTGCATCCGATGCGGGCTCTGCGTGGAGGTCTGCACCGAGGACGTCCTCTCCTCGGGCCGAATCCTGGAGGTCCGCCGCCGCGACCGCAGCGGCTTCCGCACACGGTTCCACATCCACGTCGATCCGGAGCGCTGCATGAAGTGCGGCAACTGCGTCGTCTCCTGCCCGGTCAACAAGGAGATCGACCCCGAGATCGCGTACGGGGGGCACAGCGCCAGCGACGAAGTGATCATGCGCATCGAGCAGGGGCAGCACCGCATCCTGCATCCGGAGAAGACGACGGGGTGCAGGACGTGCGAGAATACGTGCCCGAACGGTGCGATCCGGGTGGAGCGGATCCTGGAGCCCGTCCAGGAGGGGGCATAG
- a CDS encoding universal stress protein has product MFRKILAAIDGSKTSTEALEKAIDEARRWSAELHVVYVVETGLFSSIPMDNTWEVIYGLLEKEGQDALSAARQTAKAAGLEIATHMRQGRAGNEIIRLAEELGADLIVLGAHGKSNIDRLLIGSVSSHVVKYSPITTMVVRS; this is encoded by the coding sequence ATGTTTCGCAAGATACTTGCGGCTATTGACGGCTCCAAAACCAGCACGGAGGCTCTGGAGAAGGCCATCGACGAGGCAAGACGATGGTCGGCAGAACTCCACGTGGTCTACGTGGTGGAGACCGGTCTCTTCTCGTCGATCCCGATGGACAACACCTGGGAGGTGATCTACGGGTTGCTGGAGAAGGAGGGGCAGGATGCGCTCTCCGCTGCACGGCAGACCGCAAAGGCGGCTGGCCTGGAGATCGCCACCCATATGCGGCAGGGGCGGGCCGGCAACGAGATCATCCGCCTGGCCGAGGAACTAGGAGCCGACCTGATTGTCTTGGGTGCCCACGGCAAGAGCAATATCGACCGCCTGCTGATCGGCAGCGTGAGCTCGCACGTGGTGAAGTACAGCCCCATAACGACCATGGTGGTGAGATCATAG
- a CDS encoding NADH-quinone oxidoreductase subunit H: MIGYLLSATLLGLLFHGIHRKVIARIQGRPGPPVWQEILHTLKFSFKQTWIPKTASQSLFVAVVLVAIAIWSASLFVLLASGSILLLFGFYMLHKIVEHGLGLSSGSPYGKFGAIRSVMTAASEIPLFATIGAIYLFTGSLMLSEILAYQAAHGPLLLIAPPAALAMYLVLLSKMHYSPFAVIEAKEIVSGNRTEHFGVWRAGLEVGFALKTFVLLYAFTLIFIGSLPAWAALLVMLLILLSLSFVCALTPMLSPYDTVTVQLLATAGIVVYALVLGVIF, from the coding sequence ATGATCGGATACCTCCTCTCCGCCACGCTCCTCGGGCTGCTCTTCCACGGCATCCACCGCAAGGTGATCGCGCGGATCCAGGGCAGGCCCGGCCCGCCGGTCTGGCAGGAGATCCTGCACACCCTGAAGTTCTCCTTCAAGCAGACGTGGATCCCGAAGACCGCCAGCCAGTCGCTCTTTGTCGCGGTGGTGCTGGTGGCGATCGCGATCTGGAGCGCCTCCCTCTTCGTCCTCCTCGCCTCGGGGAGCATCCTGCTGCTGTTCGGGTTCTATATGCTCCACAAGATCGTGGAGCACGGGCTGGGGCTCTCCTCCGGCTCCCCCTACGGCAAGTTCGGCGCGATCCGCTCGGTGATGACCGCCGCCTCGGAGATCCCGCTCTTCGCCACCATCGGGGCGATCTACCTCTTCACGGGATCGCTGATGCTCTCCGAGATCCTCGCCTACCAGGCGGCGCACGGCCCCCTCCTGCTCATCGCGCCCCCGGCCGCCCTGGCCATGTACCTGGTCCTCCTCTCGAAGATGCACTACAGTCCGTTTGCCGTCATCGAGGCGAAGGAGATCGTGAGCGGGAACAGGACGGAGCACTTCGGGGTCTGGAGGGCGGGGCTCGAGGTGGGGTTCGCCCTCAAGACGTTCGTGCTGCTCTACGCCTTCACCCTGATCTTCATCGGGAGCCTGCCCGCATGGGCGGCGCTGCTCGTCATGCTCCTGATCCTGCTCTCGCTCTCGTTCGTCTGCGCCCTCACCCCGATGCTCTCCCCCTACGATACCGTCACCGTCCAGCTCCTGGCGACCGCCGGGATCGTCGTCTACGCCCTGGTGCTGGGGGTGATCTTTTGA